The Flavobacteriales bacterium sequence CCGCAAAGTGCGAAAGCTTATCCGCAGATTACGCAGATGGCCTGCCTAACGGCGGCCTGTATGCCGCAAAGTGCGAAAGCTTATCCGCAGATTACGCAGATGGCCTGCCTAACGGCGGCCTGAATGCCGCAGAGCGCAAAAGCTTATCCGCAGATTACGCAGATGGCCTGCCCAACGGCGGCCTGAATGCCGCAGAGCGATATAGCTTTTCCGCAGATTGCGCAGTTGGCCTGCCTAACGGCGGCCTCAATCCCTGTATCACCGCGCGGCTTGAGTCAGCGCAGCGTTAGCGAGCACATCCGCGTAATCTGCGGACGCATTCCAGCTGAGTCAGCGCAGCGTTAGCGAGCACATCCACGCAATCCGCGGACGCATACCAGTTGAGTCAGCGCAGCGTTAGCGAGCACATCCGCGTAATCTGCAGACGCATTCCAGTTGAGTCAGCGCAGCGTTAGCGAGCACATCTGCATAATCTGCGGACGCCCTCAATCCAGCGCATTCTTCGTCACCCAGATCCGCCAAGCGATGATCAGCTTCTGCGTCTTGGAGAGCCGGAGCAGGTTCTTGTCCCACATCTTCGGGAGCAAAGCCTTGTTCAGTTTCGCGAGCACGCGGAAGAGGCGCTTCGTCATGGATCAGTGATGCGTTAGTCCGCAATCCTCATCGGCCCATTCGAGCTCGATGGTGGCGTGATGGATGCCGTGCTTCTTGAGCGCCTCGCGGGCTTTGGTCTTGATGCCAAGTGCCCCGCGGTGATCGATGCCATCGACCACAACGTGAACGGTATGCACGACGAAGCTGCCGTCGAGCGTCCACGTGTGCTGATCGTGCAGGTCCTTCACGTGCGGGATGGTCATGAGGTCGGTGCGCACCTGCTGCATATCGAGGCCCCGGCGGATCTCCTGCATGAGGATGCCTGTGCCCCGGCGCAGGGTTCCGATGGCGTTGATGAGGATGTACGCGCTGATGGCGATGCTGAGCAGCGGATCAACGATGGCCCAGCCGGTGAAGTGGATGACGATGCCGCCCACGAGCACCGCGGCCCAGCCGAGCACATCCTCCAGGAGATGCAGGTAGGCGCCTCGCTCGTTCAGCGTTTTTCCGCCGTGCAGCTTCCACGCCGCGAAGCCGTTCATGGCCAAGCCGAAGAGCGCGAAGCCGATCATGCCCAATGAATGCGGCAGTTCCGGCGCCCACAATTTGGGGACGCTCATGGTGAGCATGAAGAGCGCGCCGATGATGAGCACCACGCTGGTGAGCCATCCGCCGAGCATGCTGTAGCGCCCGTAGCCGTAGCTGTAATGCGAATCGCGCCCCTTCATGGCCACGCGCTGCAGGTACCACGCGGTGCCCAGCACCAAGCAGTCGCCCGCATCGTGCAGCGCATCGGTGAGCACCGCGATGCTGTTAGTCCACAAGCCACCGACGACCTCTACGATCGTGAACGCAAGGTTGACGAAGAAGGCCGTGCGCAAGGCCGCAGCGCTGGCCGCGCTCACATGGCCGTGCGCATGCTCGTGGTGGTGATGGCCCGCGTGATCGTGGGAGTGATCGTGGTGGGCGTGGGGCATGGGCGCAAGGTATTTCTACCCCACCACCACCCTCCCCGTCTTCTTCGCCAGCTTCTGCTTCACCTCGGTGTAGGCCTTGATCTCGGCGAGCAGGATCATCAGGTTGGCATCGTCGGTGGTGCGCAGCTGTTCTTGGCGGTCGCGGATCATGCGATCCACGCGGCGCTCCTTGAGGATGTCCACGGCCTCTTCGATGGCGTCGTAGAGCTGCTCGCTCTCGCGCTTCACGTGGATCTTGTGGCGGTCCTTCCAATTGGGGCTGAGCACGTGGCGCTCGGTGAGCAGGTCGATGGCGGTGCCGCGCCAGTCCTCGCGGTCATGCGCCACATAGGCGTCATGTCGATGCTGCTGCCGGTGTTGTGCGTGAAGCGGTAGTCGAGGTAGATCTCGCGGAAGAGGGGCTCATCGAAGAGGATGTCGTCGAGGGCGAGCAGCTCGAAGAGGAGCTCGGCTACGGTGGTCTCCTCTTCCACCGGATTGCCGTCTTCATCGGCGAAGAGCGATGGGATGCGCTCGTGGCCATAAGCGAGCAGCAAGCGTAGCAGGTCGCGTTCCTGCGGCGTGGTGCCGAGGTCCTCGAGCGTTGGCTGCGGCGGGGCGATCTCTGGCGCGATGACCTCCTCCAGCTCGGCGAGATCCCGGCCTTCGCCGGGACCTCCGAGCTTCTTCCGGTACTGCTTGCGCAGCACCTTGTTCATCTCACTGATGAGCGCCTGCTCATTCACTTGCAGCATACGGCCGCACTGCTGGATGTAGAGCGAGCGCAGCACTTGATCCGGCACCAGTGCGATGCTCTCCACGATCTCGTGGATGGCAGCGGCCTTCTTCACGGGATCGTCGCCCACATCCTGCATGAGCAGGCCCGCCTTGAACACGAGGAAATCCTGCGCGGTCTTCGTGAGGTGCTCGCTCACCTCGCTGCTGCTATGGCTCTTCGCGAAGCTGTCGGGGTCCTCGCCCTCGGGGAAGGTGACCACCTTCACGTTGAGGCCCTCCTTCAGGATGAGGTCGATGCCGCGCAAGCTGGCCTTCATGCCCGCCGCATCGCCATCGTAGAGGATGCACACCGTGGGCGCGTAGCGCTTGATCAAACGCACCTGATCCTCGGTGAGACTGGTGCCGCTGCTGGCCACCGCGTTGGCGATGCCCGCTTGGTGCAGGCCGATATCGGTGTAGCCCTCGACCAAGTAGCAGAGCTGCTGCTCCACGATGGCCTTCTTGGCGTGATGGATGCCGTAGAGCGAGCGGCTCTTTACGTAGAGCACGCTCTCCGGCGAGTTGAAGTACTTCGGGAGCTTCTTGTCGCTCTTGAGCGTGCGCGCACCGAATGCGATGGGCTGGCCGCTGAGGCCGAAGACGGGGAAGGTGACGCGTCCGGCGAAGAAGTCCCACGCGCCGCCATCATCACGGCGTTTGATCCAGCCGGCTTTCTCGAGGATCTCCGGATTGAAGCCATTGGCTTGCGCAGCGATGGCGAAGGCGTTGCCCTGCTCGGGCACATAACCCAAATGGAAAGCCTTGATTGTTGTATCGCTGAAGCCGCGCTCATGGAAGTACGAGAGGCCGATGCGTTTGCCTTCATCGGTGTTCCAGAGCTGCTCTTCGCTCCAGGCCATGGCCCATTGCTGCGCCACGGCGATGCTCTCACGCTCGCTCTGCTCCAGCTGCTGCTCGGGCGATTGCTCCTCTTCGGGCAGCTCGATCTGGTAGCGCTTCGCGATCCAGCGGATGGCTTCGACGTAGCTGAGGTGCTCGTGCTCC is a genomic window containing:
- the dnaG gene encoding DNA primase, whose amino-acid sequence is MLRLRQGRRCHHLLAEHEHLSYVEAIRWIAKRYQIELPEEEQSPEQQLEQSERESIAVAQQWAMAWSEEQLWNTDEGKRIGLSYFHERGFSDTTIKAFHLGYVPEQGNAFAIAAQANGFNPEILEKAGWIKRRDDGGAWDFFAGRVTFPVFGLSGQPIAFGARTLKSDKKLPKYFNSPESVLYVKSRSLYGIHHAKKAIVEQQLCYLVEGYTDIGLHQAGIANAVASSGTSLTEDQVRLIKRYAPTVCILYDGDAAGMKASLRGIDLILKEGLNVKVVTFPEGEDPDSFAKSHSSSEVSEHLTKTAQDFLVFKAGLLMQDVGDDPVKKAAAIHEIVESIALVPDQVLRSLYIQQCGRMLQVNEQALISEMNKVLRKQYRKKLGGPGEGRDLAELEEVIAPEIAPPQPTLEDLGTTPQERDLLRLLLAYGHERIPSLFADEDGNPVEEETTVAELLFELLALDDILFDEPLFREIYLDYRFTHNTGSSIDMTPMWRMTARTGAAPPSTCSPSATCSAPIGRTATRST
- a CDS encoding cation transporter; the protein is MPHAHHDHSHDHAGHHHHEHAHGHVSAASAAALRTAFFVNLAFTIVEVVGGLWTNSIAVLTDALHDAGDCLVLGTAWYLQRVAMKGRDSHYSYGYGRYSMLGGWLTSVVLIIGALFMLTMSVPKLWAPELPHSLGMIGFALFGLAMNGFAAWKLHGGKTLNERGAYLHLLEDVLGWAAVLVGGIVIHFTGWAIVDPLLSIAISAYILINAIGTLRRGTGILMQEIRRGLDMQQVRTDLMTIPHVKDLHDQHTWTLDGSFVVHTVHVVVDGIDHRGALGIKTKAREALKKHGIHHATIELEWADEDCGLTHH